The following are encoded in a window of Bos indicus x Bos taurus breed Angus x Brahman F1 hybrid chromosome 4, Bos_hybrid_MaternalHap_v2.0, whole genome shotgun sequence genomic DNA:
- the SEM1 gene encoding 26S proteasome complex subunit SEM1, whose translation MSEKKQPVDLGLLEEDDEFEEFPAEDWAGLDEDEDAHVWEDNWDDDNVEDDFSNQLRAELEKHGYKMETS comes from the exons ATGTCAGAGAAAAAACAGCCGGTAGACTtgggtctcctggaggaggacgaCGAGTTCGAGGAGTTCCCTGCGGAAG acTGGGCTGGTTTAGATGAAGATGAAGATGCACATGTCTGGGAGGATAATTGGGATGATGACAACGTAGAGGATGACTTCTCCAATCAGTTAAG AGCTGAACTAGAGAAACATGGGTATAAGATGGAGACTTCATAG